Proteins encoded by one window of Candidatus Eremiobacterota bacterium:
- a CDS encoding PocR ligand-binding domain-containing protein — MKFKFAELVSVEELQHLMELLLEAAGIRIGLLDAENNILVATGWSDICTKFHRIDPRTEARCRESDEYIKAHLMEKPYIAYRCRNGLWDVAFPLIINSEHMATMFTGQFFYDDDLPDREYFIGQAGEFGFDREAYLEALSRVPVYSHEQIKRNIEFLSAFVDHLSLEGLANYRLREDIALRKKAEEALKESEGRLKAILDSITDFAWLKDTKGRMVAVNEVMLKFYGKKAGDMVGKSDFQIFLPEIAKQFVADDAKVISSQSVLETEETFTDNEGKTHYFSTIKAPVFDHDGNINGIAGVARDVTSHRAAEEIVAMQRDLAVDLSAVADFDSASLRILEAALKLEGIDGAALYLHQEDTGGLVLACHRGFSKNFIQAISQFTGKNPDHSLLRRAQPYYASIGEPSLDPFMKSLCKDEKLRVMAIIPIIHEEKLQGSFNIGSRSSREIPALTRGALEAIAAMVGGIIARIKTQTLLQASLLEKEVLFKEIHHRVKNNLQLISSLLNIQALHVDDPQLRQAFNESRHRVRSMALVHERLYQSGNLSHIDFGEYLKKLVANLSRAYEKANVICSVDAEAVELGIDTAIPCGLIVSELMTNALKYAFPGDSGGAVTVSLKRGQGESLKLAVKDDGVGFSGEKDFSRISSMGLQLVNDLVQQLEGSLELKKGKGTEITIVFPRDTADAPLIK, encoded by the coding sequence ATGAAATTCAAGTTTGCCGAGCTTGTGAGCGTGGAAGAGCTTCAGCATCTGATGGAGCTTCTGCTGGAAGCGGCGGGAATCAGGATTGGCCTTCTGGATGCCGAGAATAATATCCTTGTGGCCACGGGATGGAGCGATATCTGCACGAAATTTCACCGCATCGATCCCCGCACGGAGGCGAGGTGCAGGGAGAGCGACGAGTATATCAAGGCTCATCTTATGGAAAAACCTTACATCGCCTACCGCTGCAGGAACGGCCTGTGGGACGTGGCTTTTCCCCTCATTATCAACAGCGAGCACATGGCCACCATGTTCACGGGCCAGTTCTTCTATGACGATGACCTTCCCGACAGGGAATACTTTATAGGCCAGGCAGGCGAGTTCGGCTTCGACAGGGAGGCTTACCTTGAAGCCCTTTCCAGGGTTCCTGTCTATTCCCATGAGCAGATAAAGCGGAACATTGAGTTTCTGAGCGCCTTTGTCGATCACCTTTCCCTCGAAGGCCTTGCAAACTACCGCCTCAGGGAGGACATCGCCCTCAGGAAAAAGGCCGAGGAAGCCCTCAAGGAAAGCGAGGGCAGGCTGAAGGCAATCCTGGACAGCATCACCGACTTCGCCTGGCTCAAGGATACCAAGGGCAGGATGGTCGCCGTCAACGAGGTGATGCTGAAGTTTTACGGCAAGAAAGCCGGGGACATGGTGGGGAAGAGCGATTTTCAGATTTTTCTGCCCGAGATAGCAAAACAGTTTGTCGCCGACGACGCGAAAGTCATCTCATCGCAGTCCGTTCTGGAGACAGAGGAGACATTCACCGATAATGAGGGGAAAACCCACTATTTCAGCACTATCAAGGCGCCGGTGTTTGACCACGATGGCAATATCAACGGCATTGCCGGCGTTGCCCGCGACGTGACCTCTCACAGGGCGGCAGAGGAAATAGTGGCAATGCAGCGGGATCTCGCCGTGGATCTCAGCGCCGTTGCTGATTTTGACTCTGCCTCTCTGCGCATTCTCGAAGCCGCGCTCAAGCTTGAGGGAATCGACGGCGCTGCCCTCTACCTTCACCAGGAGGATACCGGCGGTCTTGTGCTTGCCTGCCACCGCGGCTTTTCCAAAAACTTTATCCAGGCCATTTCCCAGTTTACCGGCAAAAATCCCGATCATTCATTGCTCCGCAGGGCGCAGCCTTACTACGCCAGTATTGGAGAGCCCTCATTGGATCCTTTTATGAAAAGTCTCTGTAAAGACGAAAAGCTCAGGGTGATGGCAATAATCCCGATAATTCACGAAGAGAAGCTCCAGGGCTCTTTCAATATAGGCTCAAGAAGCTCAAGGGAAATTCCCGCTCTCACCCGCGGCGCCCTTGAAGCCATCGCGGCAATGGTGGGTGGCATAATAGCGAGGATAAAAACGCAGACGCTTCTTCAAGCATCGCTCCTTGAAAAGGAAGTCCTTTTCAAGGAGATACATCACCGGGTCAAGAACAATCTCCAGCTTATCTCAAGCCTTCTGAACATTCAGGCTCTCCATGTTGACGATCCTCAGCTCCGCCAGGCTTTTAACGAGAGCAGGCATCGGGTGCGCTCCATGGCCCTGGTTCATGAAAGGCTCTACCAATCGGGCAATCTGTCCCATATTGATTTTGGCGAGTATCTCAAGAAGCTTGTCGCCAATCTTTCCAGGGCATACGAGAAGGCAAATGTCATATGTTCCGTAGATGCAGAGGCTGTCGAGCTCGGAATAGATACAGCCATCCCCTGCGGCCTCATCGTGAGCGAACTCATGACCAATGCCCTTAAGTACGCTTTCCCGGGCGACTCCGGGGGGGCTGTGACTGTCTCGTTGAAAAGGGGCCAGGGGGAAAGTCTGAAGCTTGCAGTGAAGGACGACGGCGTAGGCTTTTCCGGCGAAAAGGACTTTTCCAGAATTTCCTCCATGGGGCTCCAGCTCGTGAACGATCTCGTGCAGCAGCTTGAGGGCTCCCTGGAGCTGAAAAAGGGGAAGGGAACGGAGATTACCATCGTTTTTCCCCGCGATACTGCTGATGCTCCCCTGATCAAATAA
- a CDS encoding exopolyphosphatase, with protein sequence MRLVTRSDFDGLICAVILKESGVIDSYQFVHPKDVQDGKVAITENDVIANIPYWPGCGMWFDHHSSENDVMDLFGAEFKGESRPEKSCARIIYEFYGGKAKYPQYEEMLVSVDKSDSGDLTIEDILDPQRWMLLSFVMDPRTGLGRYKDYTISNYKLMEDLIEYCRNKPIEEILELPDVKERIDRYKKHQKKYEAMIKKNATVHRNCLVIDLREVEKILVGNRFVEYALFPEVNISMRVIWGKTRDTVAFAIGHSVLNRSSKTDVGAIAREYGGGGHHQVGTCQVPADRCEEVRADLLLKIVRDG encoded by the coding sequence ATGAGACTTGTAACGCGGTCAGACTTCGACGGGCTCATATGCGCCGTGATCCTTAAAGAGTCGGGGGTAATAGACTCCTATCAGTTTGTCCATCCCAAGGACGTCCAGGACGGGAAGGTGGCAATCACGGAGAATGACGTCATCGCCAATATTCCTTACTGGCCCGGGTGCGGAATGTGGTTTGATCACCACTCCAGTGAAAATGACGTGATGGATCTTTTCGGCGCTGAATTCAAGGGGGAAAGCAGGCCTGAGAAAAGCTGCGCCAGGATCATTTATGAATTTTACGGAGGCAAGGCAAAGTATCCCCAGTACGAGGAGATGCTTGTATCAGTGGACAAGAGCGACTCCGGTGACCTCACCATCGAGGATATTCTGGACCCCCAGCGGTGGATGCTCCTCTCCTTTGTCATGGACCCCCGGACAGGGCTGGGGAGATACAAGGATTACACTATCAGCAATTACAAGCTCATGGAAGACCTCATCGAATACTGCCGCAACAAGCCCATCGAAGAGATACTCGAGCTCCCCGACGTGAAGGAGCGCATTGACAGGTACAAGAAGCACCAGAAGAAATACGAGGCAATGATCAAGAAAAACGCCACGGTTCATCGGAACTGCCTGGTCATCGACCTGAGAGAAGTGGAAAAGATTCTCGTGGGGAACCGTTTCGTCGAGTATGCCCTCTTCCCCGAAGTGAACATCTCCATGAGGGTCATATGGGGAAAGACGAGGGACACCGTGGCCTTTGCCATAGGGCACAGCGTTCTCAACAGGTCATCAAAGACAGACGTGGGAGCCATTGCAAGGGAATACGGCGGAGGAGGGCACCACCAGGTAGGCACGTGCCAGGTCCCTGCAGACAGATGCGAAGAAGTCCGTGCCGACCTCCTTCTCAAGATTGTCCGCGACGGCTAG
- a CDS encoding HAD family acid phosphatase translates to MKTLHSFYRFLAMAAIMLILQGEPLFAEAVKTDIPNLSLLKHEIKLYHDSGQWDRDSEKALSEALKHLASFKGKKPAVVFDIDDTCLTNYPYLSGMDFAFLPDEPSWLDWVRKAEAPALKATLMFFRKAKESGFAVFFITGRDEAWRADTERNLEKAGYAGYESLIMCPPDYSGTSAAGFKASERKKLAEKGYTIVVNIGDQQSDLAGGFAEHHVKLPNPMYYIP, encoded by the coding sequence ATGAAAACACTTCACTCCTTCTATCGCTTTCTTGCCATGGCAGCAATAATGCTGATCCTCCAGGGGGAGCCCCTCTTTGCAGAGGCGGTAAAGACCGATATCCCCAACCTCTCGCTGCTGAAACATGAGATAAAGCTGTATCATGACTCGGGACAATGGGACCGGGACAGCGAGAAAGCTCTCTCGGAGGCCCTGAAGCACCTCGCTTCATTCAAGGGCAAAAAGCCAGCCGTAGTTTTTGATATTGACGACACCTGCCTTACAAATTACCCTTATCTGTCGGGCATGGACTTCGCCTTCCTGCCCGATGAGCCCTCATGGCTTGACTGGGTGAGGAAAGCGGAGGCGCCGGCACTGAAGGCAACGCTCATGTTCTTCAGGAAAGCGAAGGAAAGCGGCTTTGCGGTCTTCTTCATCACCGGGAGGGACGAGGCATGGCGGGCCGATACGGAGAGAAACCTTGAAAAGGCGGGATACGCCGGCTATGAGAGCCTTATCATGTGCCCTCCCGATTACTCTGGCACCTCTGCGGCAGGCTTCAAGGCCAGCGAAAGGAAGAAACTGGCGGAAAAGGGCTACACGATTGTGGTAAACATAGGCGACCAGCAGAGCGACCTGGCAGGAGGCTTTGCAGAGCACCACGTAAAGCTCCCCAATCCCATGTATTACATTCCCTGA
- a CDS encoding DUF1848 domain-containing protein — protein sequence MGEKAIISASRRTDIPAFFAEWLTGRLKEGYCTVANPFRKSQVFRISLSPAEVEAIVFWTKNPLPLLAHKELLPLLESRYSFYFLFTLNGYPEVFEPALARRREEITGAFTELSRRYGSHRVIWRYDPIIISTVTGYDFHRRNFLSLAKRLSGFTERVIVSIVDHYRTVGRRFSMLEKTSAIKVFTKERLKREAEFLPFIRELNEMARREGIAMTSCSESFDLEGCGIDPGKCIDDRLISSIMRSPADNDGPENQKGARIYRKDPGQRELCLCTVSRDIGTASTCGHKCLYCYASAGDTDFSRTGPPCSEEGNRL from the coding sequence ATGGGCGAAAAGGCCATCATAAGCGCCAGCAGGCGGACCGATATCCCTGCATTCTTTGCTGAATGGCTCACCGGCAGGCTCAAAGAGGGATACTGCACTGTGGCTAACCCCTTCAGGAAGAGCCAGGTTTTTCGGATCTCGCTCTCTCCGGCGGAGGTGGAGGCCATTGTCTTCTGGACCAAGAACCCCCTTCCTCTCCTTGCTCATAAAGAGCTTTTACCCCTCCTCGAGAGCCGTTACTCTTTTTATTTCCTTTTCACCCTCAACGGCTACCCTGAGGTTTTTGAGCCCGCTCTGGCCCGCCGGAGAGAGGAGATCACCGGGGCCTTCACGGAGCTCTCCAGACGCTACGGGAGCCACCGTGTCATCTGGCGCTACGATCCCATAATCATCAGCACTGTCACCGGATACGATTTTCACCGCAGGAATTTCCTCTCCCTTGCAAAGAGGCTTTCAGGCTTCACGGAAAGGGTGATAGTGAGCATTGTCGATCATTACAGGACGGTGGGCCGCCGCTTCTCCATGCTGGAAAAGACTTCTGCCATAAAGGTCTTCACCAAGGAGCGCCTGAAAAGAGAAGCTGAGTTTCTTCCATTCATCAGAGAGCTTAACGAGATGGCGCGCCGTGAGGGGATAGCGATGACAAGCTGCAGCGAATCCTTTGATCTTGAGGGGTGCGGGATCGATCCTGGGAAATGCATTGACGACAGGCTCATAAGCAGCATCATGAGGAGCCCTGCAGATAATGACGGCCCGGAGAATCAAAAGGGGGCGCGGATATACAGGAAGGATCCGGGTCAGCGGGAGCTCTGCCTCTGTACGGTGAGCAGGGATATAGGTACCGCCTCCACATGCGGACATAAATGCCTCTATTGCTATGCGAGTGCCGGCGATACCGATTTTTCAAGAACGGGGCCTCCTTGCAGTGAAGAGGGCAATCGGCTATAA
- a CDS encoding DUF362 domain-containing protein: MASEVYFAPLSDGASAVQQAKATAKVYDASGFGRALHERDFVAIKVHVSEKMSKTYMRPQIIKKLVDKVRECKGNPFITETSTLYKGERENAVKHLLLAHRHGFGIEKTGAPFIMADGLLGNTEAEVAINGELFDRVKIAGEIISADGLIAVAHVTGHLVSGLGACIKTLGMGLASRKGKMRQHSAMKPEVNRELCRFCRKCLRWCPRQAVSEKGGKAFIALSRCIGCGECLAVCRYDAIKYDWGKEAGFMQKSMAEYALGVILNKREKCLFINLLTGMTPECDCMNTDERFVADIGVLASTDAVAIDKATLDLTARAFGKSVAELSHPKQDALIQIAHGEKIGLGSMSYELIKIS, translated from the coding sequence ATGGCTTCAGAAGTATATTTTGCCCCGCTCAGTGATGGCGCATCGGCGGTGCAGCAGGCAAAGGCCACGGCGAAAGTCTATGATGCATCAGGTTTCGGCAGGGCTCTCCATGAAAGGGATTTTGTGGCAATCAAGGTCCATGTGAGCGAAAAGATGTCCAAGACTTACATGAGGCCCCAGATCATAAAGAAACTGGTGGACAAGGTCAGGGAGTGCAAGGGAAACCCCTTCATCACCGAGACCTCAACACTTTACAAAGGCGAGCGCGAGAATGCCGTGAAGCACCTTCTCCTGGCCCACCGGCATGGCTTCGGTATCGAGAAGACCGGGGCACCCTTCATCATGGCCGACGGGCTCCTGGGAAACACGGAAGCCGAGGTTGCCATCAATGGCGAGCTATTTGACAGGGTGAAGATTGCCGGCGAGATTATAAGTGCTGACGGCCTCATTGCCGTGGCCCACGTGACGGGCCATCTTGTCTCGGGGCTGGGCGCCTGCATCAAGACTCTGGGAATGGGCCTGGCGAGCAGAAAGGGGAAAATGAGGCAGCACTCGGCAATGAAGCCTGAAGTCAACAGAGAGCTCTGCCGCTTCTGCCGCAAGTGCCTGCGCTGGTGCCCCCGGCAGGCGGTAAGCGAAAAGGGGGGAAAGGCTTTCATTGCCCTCAGCCGCTGCATCGGCTGCGGAGAATGCCTTGCCGTCTGCCGTTATGACGCCATCAAGTACGACTGGGGCAAGGAGGCGGGCTTCATGCAGAAAAGCATGGCCGAATATGCCCTGGGTGTCATACTGAACAAGAGAGAGAAGTGCCTTTTCATCAACCTCCTGACAGGTATGACACCGGAATGCGACTGCATGAACACCGACGAAAGATTCGTCGCTGATATAGGCGTACTTGCCTCAACAGATGCCGTGGCCATAGACAAAGCAACGCTTGACCTCACCGCCAGGGCCTTCGGGAAAAGCGTGGCTGAGCTCTCCCATCCCAAGCAGGACGCCTTGATTCAGATAGCCCATGGGGAAAAAATCGGCCTGGGCTCAATGAGCTACGAGCTCATCAAGATCTCATGA
- a CDS encoding PilZ domain-containing protein — MGLLDALFRKKEVAVEEKKPAFTEKRKAPRTSISESTFIYSAGRPPAQIRLTEISMSGVRFEAREPFKPGSKLELALYAGGIVVKSIITVLWERKDLAGYTYGGEFAGNDPKQRAHIQNYIKSVVKS, encoded by the coding sequence ATGGGACTGCTTGATGCCCTCTTCAGGAAAAAAGAGGTTGCCGTAGAGGAGAAAAAGCCTGCTTTTACCGAGAAGAGAAAGGCCCCTCGCACTTCCATAAGTGAATCCACCTTCATTTACTCTGCCGGCCGCCCTCCCGCCCAGATAAGGCTCACCGAGATCAGCATGAGCGGCGTGAGATTCGAAGCGCGGGAGCCCTTCAAACCGGGTTCAAAGCTTGAGCTCGCTCTTTACGCCGGCGGCATAGTCGTCAAATCCATCATCACCGTATTGTGGGAGCGCAAGGACCTGGCAGGCTACACCTACGGCGGCGAGTTCGCCGGGAATGACCCCAAGCAGCGGGCCCACATACAGAACTACATCAAATCAGTGGTGAAAAGCTGA
- a CDS encoding TROVE domain-containing protein: MARMNRKDPAPPRTHEGARAVKISPELELRRSVLATMLWEDQFYEEGESIASRVQSLVSRVEPEKVAALAIEARIQMKLRHMPLLIAREMARSERHRPFVAKVLGEIIQRADELGEFLALYWNEGKKPLSKQVKKGLALAFPRFDAYQLAKYNRGGLVTLRDVMFLVHPKPRNDEQAEIWKRLAGKTLEAPDTWEVNLSAGKDKKESWERLLREKKLGAMALLRNLRNMLEAKVDEELVKDALEHIHGERVLPFRFVSAARHAPQWEGSIEKAMLRSLEGAEKLPGKTILIVDVSGSMYYGRVSAHSEMDRAKVACALAVLVRELCEKPVIYATAGDDGRRVHATERVPERRGFSLSDAIYSLTKPLGGGGIFLKQVMDYVYEKEKDADRIIVITDEQDCGIAKGDEPAGARAFGRRNYLINVASYKNGIAYGTWHHIDGWSDAVLRYIGEFEKLPLGEQESFRKEKK, from the coding sequence ATGGCAAGGATGAACAGGAAAGATCCCGCTCCTCCCAGGACCCATGAAGGGGCCAGGGCGGTAAAAATCTCCCCCGAACTTGAGCTCCGCCGCTCGGTCCTCGCCACAATGCTCTGGGAAGACCAGTTCTACGAAGAGGGCGAGAGCATCGCGAGCCGCGTACAGTCCCTCGTGAGCAGGGTGGAGCCCGAAAAGGTCGCGGCGCTTGCCATTGAAGCCCGCATTCAGATGAAGCTCCGCCATATGCCCCTCCTGATAGCGAGGGAGATGGCCCGTTCCGAGCGCCACAGGCCCTTCGTCGCCAAGGTCCTCGGGGAGATAATCCAGCGCGCCGATGAGCTTGGCGAGTTTCTTGCCCTTTACTGGAATGAGGGGAAAAAGCCTCTTTCAAAACAGGTAAAGAAAGGGCTCGCCCTGGCCTTCCCCAGGTTTGACGCCTACCAGCTTGCCAAGTACAACCGCGGCGGCCTGGTGACCCTCCGCGACGTGATGTTCCTGGTGCACCCCAAGCCCCGGAATGACGAACAGGCGGAGATATGGAAGCGCCTGGCAGGGAAAACCCTGGAAGCGCCTGATACGTGGGAGGTGAACCTTTCGGCAGGCAAGGACAAAAAGGAGAGCTGGGAGCGCCTTCTCAGGGAAAAAAAGCTCGGCGCCATGGCGCTTCTCAGGAACCTGAGGAATATGCTTGAGGCGAAAGTTGACGAAGAGCTTGTGAAGGATGCCCTGGAGCATATCCATGGGGAGAGAGTGCTCCCCTTCAGGTTCGTCTCGGCAGCGCGCCACGCTCCCCAGTGGGAGGGCTCCATCGAGAAAGCCATGCTCAGGAGCCTGGAGGGGGCCGAAAAGCTGCCTGGGAAGACAATCCTTATCGTAGATGTCTCAGGAAGCATGTACTACGGCAGGGTGTCGGCGCACTCCGAAATGGACAGGGCAAAGGTTGCCTGCGCACTTGCCGTGCTTGTGCGGGAGCTCTGCGAAAAGCCCGTTATCTATGCCACGGCGGGAGATGACGGCAGAAGGGTGCATGCGACAGAGCGCGTTCCTGAAAGGCGCGGTTTCTCACTCTCTGACGCCATTTATAGCCTCACGAAGCCCCTTGGAGGCGGCGGGATTTTTCTGAAGCAGGTCATGGACTATGTCTATGAGAAAGAAAAGGACGCCGACAGGATAATCGTGATTACCGACGAGCAGGACTGCGGCATAGCCAAGGGCGATGAGCCGGCGGGAGCAAGGGCTTTCGGCAGGCGCAACTACCTGATCAATGTAGCCTCTTACAAGAACGGCATAGCTTACGGCACATGGCACCACATTGATGGCTGGTCCGACGCGGTGCTCCGCTACATAGGCGAATTCGAGAAGCTTCCCCTCGGAGAGCAGGAGAGCTTCCGGAAGGAGAAAAAGTAA
- the era gene encoding GTPase Era, with the protein MDLSAGLDYGGFHSGFIAVVGKPNVGKSTLVNALVQQKVAITSPLPQTTRHRIMGIKNGKGWQMVFVDTPGVRKPRSELDSFMERIYRQESYEADVILFMADASKPCDDEDGQAKRILKAITAGGKKLFLLLNKVDLVAAEAITACREKYNELASFMESFAVSALTGTGLEELEKVLLTHLPEGPCYFPEGTSTDQSMELFAAELTREKILLKTRQEVPHGVFVHTEEFREGKAAGSLYFRIIIYVEKESHKGIIIGKGGRLLKVIGTLARAELEKHTGKEVYLDLWVKIKEKWKDRRDLLRSWGYE; encoded by the coding sequence TTGGACCTTTCAGCAGGACTTGACTATGGAGGCTTTCACTCGGGCTTCATCGCCGTAGTGGGAAAGCCCAACGTGGGGAAATCAACGCTTGTGAACGCCCTGGTCCAGCAGAAGGTGGCCATCACCTCTCCCCTGCCACAGACCACACGGCACAGGATAATGGGGATAAAAAACGGGAAGGGCTGGCAGATGGTCTTCGTGGACACCCCTGGCGTAAGGAAGCCCAGGAGCGAGCTTGATTCCTTCATGGAGAGAATCTACCGCCAGGAGAGCTATGAAGCCGACGTGATCCTCTTTATGGCTGACGCCTCAAAACCCTGCGATGATGAGGACGGGCAGGCGAAACGAATCCTGAAGGCCATCACCGCAGGGGGAAAAAAGCTTTTTCTCCTGCTTAACAAAGTGGATCTGGTAGCTGCCGAGGCAATCACCGCGTGCCGTGAGAAATATAATGAGCTTGCCTCTTTCATGGAGTCTTTCGCCGTTTCCGCCCTCACCGGAACAGGCCTCGAGGAGCTTGAGAAAGTGCTGCTCACGCACCTCCCCGAAGGCCCCTGCTATTTCCCCGAAGGCACCTCGACGGACCAGTCCATGGAGCTCTTCGCCGCAGAGCTCACCCGGGAGAAAATTCTTTTAAAAACCCGCCAGGAAGTGCCCCATGGAGTCTTTGTGCACACCGAGGAATTCCGCGAAGGCAAAGCAGCGGGCAGTCTCTATTTCCGGATCATCATCTATGTTGAAAAGGAAAGCCACAAAGGCATCATCATCGGCAAAGGGGGGAGGCTCCTCAAGGTGATAGGAACGCTTGCCCGCGCTGAGCTTGAGAAACACACGGGGAAGGAAGTCTATCTCGACCTCTGGGTCAAGATCAAGGAGAAATGGAAGGATCGCAGGGATCTTCTGAGATCATGGGGCTATGAATAG
- a CDS encoding cyanophycinase encodes MEISRVEQSIQWHQAGASTPQPGGGDELLAGKDTVEIKNSARAPAEKKVIDGITTYLTGSRKDVTTPAEPGLCLMGGSTEVDGAMRWMIKKSGGGDFVVIRATDSSDYNDYIYRELGGVDSVETLVIDSREKADSAYTAETIRNAEALFIAGGDQWNYYKYWNGTKVEDAINHLAGEKKVPIGGTSAGCHSMAGLFYSAENDGVTSCEALQNPFHEKVTLRADFLAMPGMTHVITDSHFHKRDRMGRSATFLARMIEERYPQDPEKPRVIALDEKAAVTVEADGTGKIWSGSENDKEGCAYFLSAHGRPQVLRENTPLTFSENRLEVYKIRGSKEGQGHFRVLDDGSLGDFEGGGAHPVNIKNGLFEKDPY; translated from the coding sequence ATGGAGATATCAAGGGTAGAGCAGAGCATTCAATGGCATCAGGCAGGGGCTTCCACCCCGCAGCCAGGCGGCGGCGATGAGCTTCTCGCGGGAAAAGATACCGTCGAGATCAAGAATTCGGCCAGGGCTCCCGCTGAAAAAAAAGTGATTGACGGCATCACTACTTACCTCACGGGGAGCAGGAAGGACGTCACCACGCCGGCAGAACCGGGCCTCTGCCTGATGGGCGGGAGCACCGAAGTGGACGGCGCAATGAGATGGATGATAAAGAAATCCGGCGGCGGCGACTTTGTGGTCATAAGAGCCACCGATTCAAGCGACTACAACGATTACATCTACCGCGAGCTGGGCGGTGTGGACTCCGTAGAGACCCTGGTAATCGACAGCCGTGAAAAGGCTGACTCTGCCTATACGGCTGAGACCATCAGAAATGCCGAAGCCCTGTTCATCGCCGGCGGCGACCAGTGGAACTATTACAAGTACTGGAACGGCACCAAGGTTGAAGATGCCATAAACCACCTCGCCGGGGAGAAAAAGGTGCCCATAGGAGGCACGAGCGCCGGCTGCCACAGCATGGCCGGCCTTTTTTACTCCGCCGAGAACGACGGCGTCACTTCATGCGAGGCCCTCCAGAACCCCTTTCACGAGAAAGTGACGCTCAGGGCGGATTTTCTCGCCATGCCCGGGATGACCCACGTCATCACGGACTCTCATTTTCACAAGAGGGACCGGATGGGAAGGTCAGCCACTTTCCTTGCAAGGATGATTGAAGAGCGTTACCCGCAGGATCCTGAAAAGCCCAGGGTGATAGCCCTTGACGAGAAGGCTGCCGTCACCGTCGAGGCCGACGGGACGGGAAAAATCTGGTCAGGCTCCGAAAACGACAAGGAGGGCTGCGCCTACTTCCTGAGCGCCCACGGAAGGCCCCAGGTCCTCAGGGAAAATACTCCTCTCACCTTCAGCGAGAACAGGCTGGAGGTCTATAAGATAAGGGGAAGCAAGGAGGGCCAGGGCCATTTCAGGGTCCTGGATGACGGCTCCCTCGGGGACTTTGAGGGCGGCGGCGCCCACCCCGTCAACATAAAGAACGGCCTTTTCGAGAAAGACCCTTACTGA
- a CDS encoding flavin reductase family protein, which produces MDKIKLGKHAFPYPMPMVVLGTMVGGKVNYMAVGWVSRVNYSPPMIGVALGKVHHTNKGIKEHRQFGLSIPSLDLIREVDYTGIVSGAKTDKSGMFQTFFGDLPFAPMVKECPLAMECKVVEVVELPSNELFIAEITESYSEERFLSEGKPDVKKINPFVLTMPDNGYWQVGEYAGKAWSIGKELKKL; this is translated from the coding sequence GTGGACAAGATAAAACTGGGTAAGCATGCCTTTCCTTATCCTATGCCCATGGTGGTGCTTGGCACCATGGTGGGGGGGAAAGTGAACTATATGGCCGTGGGCTGGGTTTCAAGGGTGAACTACAGCCCCCCCATGATCGGCGTGGCCCTGGGCAAGGTCCATCACACCAACAAGGGCATAAAGGAGCACCGACAGTTCGGACTGAGCATTCCATCCCTCGATCTCATAAGGGAAGTGGATTACACTGGCATTGTATCAGGCGCCAAGACTGACAAGTCCGGCATGTTTCAGACATTTTTCGGTGACCTTCCTTTTGCACCCATGGTAAAGGAATGCCCCCTGGCCATGGAATGCAAGGTCGTGGAAGTGGTCGAGCTTCCCTCAAATGAGCTTTTCATCGCTGAGATCACGGAATCTTACTCCGAGGAGCGTTTTCTGTCAGAGGGGAAGCCTGATGTGAAGAAAATCAACCCCTTTGTGCTCACCATGCCAGACAATGGCTACTGGCAGGTCGGTGAATACGCGGGGAAAGCCTGGTCAATAGGCAAGGAGCTTAAAAAGCTGTAG